TGACGGCGGAAATGGAGATTTTCAAGGCGAGGGAGATCATCCGCCTTGAGGAGGAAAAGAGGAGGCTGGAATCGGAGGCGGAGATGACTCGCATGCTGCTTCAGTGTCAGCTCCAGATCGCCTCGTTTCTATCGGCCAGGCAGAGCCCCAACAACCGGAAAAGGAAGCGAGTTCAGGAAGAAGACCCGTCCTCTTCGGCCTCCTTAGAAAGGTAGAATAGAAACTCCAGCCCTCGTTAACTAATCAGCAAGTAGTTAGAAACTGTTGTATGATTTTGTTGATTGATACAGGAACGGAGCTCTGCTGCTAAGTCTAATTCAACTCAACATGATCACCTTTTGAAGCTGCTATGCTACGGTTAATGGGAATCGTAGGAGTATTATGAAGGGCATAACTGTAACTGTATCGATCAACAAAGATCGGATTGTTGAAATATTTTTCCATTTCTATCTATATCCTATGAGTATGACTGCTTCATTGGCATATAAAAGCctagcaaaaaagaaaaataatttcgAGCTAACTAGCTTAGCTGAGTCGATTAAGTTAATCAAGCTAATTGAGTTTTCTTCGTGCGGAAATTGGGGTCCTTGATTTCATGGTTATCAATAGTTTGCAAAGCTTTGCGCCTGCTCATGGCACACTCGATATATTCTTCAAGTGGTGGAAGAATTCCATGTTCTCCAGTTTTCGATACTTTCCCTCGAATTATCTGTA
The nucleotide sequence above comes from Benincasa hispida cultivar B227 chromosome 3, ASM972705v1, whole genome shotgun sequence. Encoded proteins:
- the LOC120073739 gene encoding uncharacterized protein LOC120073739; its protein translation is MEEQTGGTKPIKCSDDQKRQKYGSDGAGLSTGELPIGNSDAPPHPEDEDSHISTSEGSGSSGQETRLAGLAESLQILTRSLLTAEMEIFKAREIIRLEEEKRRLESEAEMTRMLLQCQLQIASFLSARQSPNNRKRKRVQEEDPSSSASLERNGALLLSLIQLNMITF